Part of the Caulifigura coniformis genome, GAAGACGCGGGCAATCGCCCGCTGTCGGAAAGCGCTGGGAAGCAGATCGTCCCCCCGGACGACTTCGGTCACCCCCATGGCCTCGTCATCAAGAACGACGGCTAACTGGTAGGCCGGACTGCCGTCAGATTTTGCGATGATGAAGTCGCCCAGGTCGTCCAGGCGTTGCGACTGCGGACCCTGCAGACTGTCGTCGAACGAGTCCGTGCCGCTCATGCGGAACCGCCAGCTGAAGGGGCGCCCGGCCAAATGGGCGGCGTCGCCGGCCCTGCGGTGGGCACATGTCCCAGGGTACCTGGGGCCTTCCTGTCCCGCATGCGGCGCGCTGGCGGCCGCTTCCACGTCCGAACGCGAACAGGTGCAGGGATAGACCCGCTCCTGCGTTTTGAGCTGCTCGAGCGCCGCCGCGTAGAAATGTTGGCGTTGTGTTTGATTGTAAGGCGCATCCGGACCGCCGACGTCTGGACCGAAATCCCAGTCCAGTCCAAGCCAGCGCAGGTCGTCGAGGGCCTGCTGAGCCGCCCAGGCCTTCACACGGGGAGAGTCGATGTCTTCCAGCCTGAAGACGACCGAACCGTTCTGGGAGCGCGCCGACAGCCAGGCGAGCAGGAACGTGCGAGCATTGCCGACGTGCTGGGCGCCGGTCGGTGAAGGAGCGAGTCGGCCGACCACAGGGTTCCGGCGAGGGCTCGGGAGAGTGGGGGAGACCAGCGGTTTGATCGACGTGTGACGGCGAGGTACGCGTCACGAGACCGGCGAAACCACAACAACGCAGCAGCAGGAGGAAGCCTGCTGCTGCGTTGTGAAAAGAGCCACCGGTCGGACTCGGACCGACGACCTGCGCTTTACGAAAGCGCTGCTCTGCCAACTGAGC contains:
- the gluQRS gene encoding tRNA glutamyl-Q(34) synthetase GluQRS translates to MVGRLAPSPTGAQHVGNARTFLLAWLSARSQNGSVVFRLEDIDSPRVKAWAAQQALDDLRWLGLDWDFGPDVGGPDAPYNQTQRQHFYAAALEQLKTQERVYPCTCSRSDVEAAASAPHAGQEGPRYPGTCAHRRAGDAAHLAGRPFSWRFRMSGTDSFDDSLQGPQSQRLDDLGDFIIAKSDGSPAYQLAVVLDDEAMGVTEVVRGDDLLPSAFRQRAIARVFGLTSPTYAHIPLVIGPDGRRLAKRHGDTRISVLREQGVSPERLIGRLAHSVGLTESVEPITASKLVSGFHWSRISRESLVWTMEDWRAVGGSGSEGS